A single Thermoanaerobacterium sp. RBIITD DNA region contains:
- a CDS encoding ABC transporter ATP-binding protein, which yields MSLVIENISKSFMLDLKTNIVLDNVNLLINKGEFICIIGPSGCGKSTLLNIIAGLESASCGRIILNGSVVKDAGIDRAVMFQEPALFPWLTVIDNVEFGMKMAGIKKEERKRRAMKYLKMVHLTKFKDSYIHQLSGGMMQRVALARALAIDSEVLLMDEPFSALDSQTRDILQLELQRIWMDTKKTIVFVTHNIEEAVVLADRVVVMSTNPGRVKKEFKIELSRPRKPESPDVNYYVREIMDELREEVEKVAKSEYDGGWSVEKDLFLSNVDSNMGIGL from the coding sequence TTGAGCCTTGTCATAGAGAATATATCGAAGAGTTTTATGCTAGATTTAAAAACAAATATAGTGTTGGACAATGTGAATCTTTTAATAAATAAAGGAGAATTTATATGCATCATAGGTCCTTCTGGCTGCGGTAAGTCTACACTACTTAATATAATTGCCGGCCTCGAAAGTGCGTCATGCGGTAGAATTATTTTAAATGGTAGTGTAGTAAAGGATGCAGGTATTGATAGAGCAGTTATGTTTCAAGAACCTGCCCTTTTTCCTTGGCTCACAGTGATAGATAATGTAGAATTTGGGATGAAGATGGCGGGCATAAAAAAAGAGGAAAGAAAAAGAAGAGCTATGAAATATTTGAAAATGGTTCATCTTACAAAATTTAAAGACTCATATATTCATCAATTGTCTGGTGGTATGATGCAACGTGTTGCACTTGCAAGAGCATTAGCCATTGATTCTGAGGTGCTCTTAATGGATGAACCATTTTCAGCCCTTGACAGTCAAACTAGGGATATTTTACAGTTGGAATTACAGCGGATTTGGATGGACACAAAAAAGACAATTGTCTTTGTTACACATAATATAGAAGAAGCGGTGGTATTAGCGGATCGCGTTGTCGTAATGTCTACAAATCCAGGAAGAGTTAAAAAAGAATTTAAGATAGAACTTTCTAGGCCAAGAAAACCAGAAAGTCCGGACGTAAATTACTATGTAAGGGAAATAATGGATGAGTTAAGGGAGGAGGTAGAGAAAGTTGCAAAATCTGAATATGACGGCGGCTGGAGTGTTGAAAAGGATTTGTTTCTATCTAATGTTGATAGCAATATGGGAATTGGTCTATAA
- a CDS encoding ABC transporter permease: MLIAIWELVYKIGADILNVWKPYMFPSPISVFTSITGLLKDNTLLIAILASLKRLIIGYFISVVIGSTIGLLMVRFKYIDDNFRSLILGLQTLPSIAWLPFAILWFGLNESSIIFVIAVGSIFSISLAVDSGIKNINPIYLKAAKTMGAKGYKLYSNVIVPAALPNIVSGLKEGWSFAWRSLISGEMLVATTGLGQILMVGRELSDISQVVAVMLVILILGLVIDKFVFGRIEGSIRYRWGLNMRKVL; the protein is encoded by the coding sequence ATGTTGATAGCAATATGGGAATTGGTCTATAAAATAGGCGCAGATATTTTAAATGTTTGGAAGCCTTACATGTTTCCTTCTCCAATTTCAGTTTTTACATCCATAACAGGCTTATTAAAGGATAATACACTGTTAATTGCAATTTTAGCCAGCCTGAAAAGACTTATCATAGGGTATTTCATATCGGTTGTAATTGGTTCTACAATAGGATTGTTGATGGTTCGCTTTAAATATATAGATGATAATTTCCGTTCATTAATTCTCGGGCTCCAAACTTTACCTAGCATTGCATGGCTGCCTTTTGCAATTCTCTGGTTTGGCCTCAATGAAAGTTCAATTATTTTTGTCATAGCTGTTGGATCTATATTTTCCATTAGCCTTGCTGTAGATTCAGGCATTAAAAATATAAATCCGATTTATTTAAAAGCAGCGAAGACAATGGGTGCTAAAGGATATAAATTATATTCAAATGTGATTGTTCCTGCAGCGCTTCCAAATATTGTATCAGGGCTTAAAGAGGGTTGGTCATTTGCTTGGAGAAGCTTGATTTCTGGCGAAATGTTGGTAGCTACAACAGGACTTGGACAGATTCTTATGGTTGGAAGAGAGTTATCTGACATAAGCCAAGTTGTTGCTGTTATGCTTGTAATTTTAATTTTAGGTTTAGTCATAGATAAATTTGTATTTGGAAGAATAGAAGGCTCAATAAGATATAGATGGGGATTGAATATGCGCAAAGTTTTATAG
- a CDS encoding phosphoadenylyl-sulfate reductase, giving the protein MNIDKLDLELLNNEYKNKSPFEIIKYVYDKIGASRVALASSLSIEDQLLTDILLKIDNKARIFFIDTGRHFQSTYDLMERTMRRYHFKYEVYTPESQDLEPLIREYGPNLFYQSVDLRKKCCEIRKVKPLKRVLATVDGWICGLRREQSVTRENINIFEWDYVHSIYKINPIAFWTEDMVWDYIKKENIPYNSLYDKGFRSIGCQPCTRAVKPGEDVRSGRWWWEDPDKKECGLHIQNKTVE; this is encoded by the coding sequence ATGAACATAGACAAATTAGATCTTGAATTATTAAACAATGAATATAAAAATAAAAGCCCATTTGAAATTATAAAGTATGTTTATGATAAAATTGGTGCATCACGTGTGGCATTAGCTTCAAGTCTTTCAATAGAAGATCAGCTTTTAACAGATATACTATTGAAGATTGATAATAAGGCAAGGATATTTTTTATCGATACTGGAAGACACTTTCAATCCACATATGATCTGATGGAACGAACAATGAGGAGATATCATTTTAAATACGAAGTGTATACTCCTGAAAGCCAGGACTTAGAACCACTAATTAGAGAATATGGTCCAAATCTTTTTTACCAAAGCGTTGATCTTAGGAAAAAATGCTGTGAAATTAGAAAAGTAAAACCCCTAAAAAGAGTTCTTGCTACGGTTGATGGATGGATATGTGGCTTAAGAAGAGAACAATCTGTAACTCGTGAGAATATAAATATATTTGAGTGGGACTACGTTCATTCTATATACAAGATAAATCCCATTGCATTTTGGACTGAAGATATGGTCTGGGATTATATAAAAAAAGAAAATATCCCTTACAACAGCCTTTATGATAAAGGCTTCAGAAGCATTGGATGTCAGCCTTGTACAAGGGCTGTAAAGCCTGGAGAAGATGTTAGAAGCGGAAGATGGTGGTGGGAGGACCCTGATAAAAAAGAATGTGGACTTCATATTCAAAATAAAACTGTTGAATAA
- a CDS encoding AsnC family protein — MYNESKYEKDFFDTKRKTYNINIDPNKHIFDNSINDEELKYEKKKNNFLISMLYNAIARFVGYESLLKRGYFFILCNKNGYIIKIINNNELTNYFKELNFKEGNSLRIEDCGINAVNLSMKYNNLTELCGNDHYCYLLKDWYCTAMPIRDGYYGRVIGYLDVSRIGINNIVHQNTLLKNIVSFLEEKISIKSEKISQIYVGLDDIDALILSSLLRNGVRKAVLEEMGISERTLRRRINKLYNLLNVNNDIRLIINAVYLRIINCYGDIL; from the coding sequence ATGTATAATGAATCAAAATATGAAAAGGATTTTTTTGACACAAAAAGGAAAACATATAATATAAATATTGATCCAAACAAACATATTTTTGATAATTCGATTAATGATGAAGAATTGAAATATGAAAAAAAGAAAAACAATTTTTTGATATCAATGCTTTATAATGCTATTGCAAGATTTGTTGGATATGAGTCTCTTCTCAAAAGAGGGTACTTTTTTATTTTGTGTAATAAAAATGGATATATAATAAAAATTATCAATAATAATGAGTTGACTAATTATTTTAAAGAGCTGAATTTTAAAGAAGGTAATAGTTTACGAATTGAAGATTGTGGGATTAATGCAGTAAATCTTTCTATGAAATATAATAACTTAACTGAATTATGCGGTAATGATCATTATTGTTACCTGTTAAAGGATTGGTATTGTACGGCAATGCCAATTAGGGATGGTTACTATGGTAGAGTAATTGGATATCTTGATGTTTCACGAATTGGAATTAACAACATTGTTCATCAAAATACACTTCTTAAAAATATAGTTTCTTTTCTTGAAGAAAAAATATCCATTAAAAGCGAGAAGATCTCGCAAATATATGTGGGTCTTGATGATATTGATGCATTAATTCTATCATCATTATTACGTAATGGTGTGAGAAAAGCAGTGCTTGAAGAAATGGGCATTTCGGAGAGAACACTAAGAAGACGGATTAATAAACTTTATAATTTGTTAAATGTAAATAATGATATTCGATTAATTATAAATGCTGTGTATTTAAGGATTATAAACTGTTATGGGGATATATTATAA
- a CDS encoding APC family permease translates to MSIKESTFNTLKEDALNFLEVVALSVAIIAPTFAMSMNVGLMAQQVSFSVSTVFFISAILVGFVTLSFIKFNQYFSSAGSVYTFIKKSWGKNAASVSGWILSLAYLCFACGCSCAFGSLCSNFIQHFRCKSSMADFCNSM, encoded by the coding sequence ATGAGTATTAAAGAAAGTACATTTAACACACTTAAAGAAGATGCATTAAACTTTTTAGAAGTTGTTGCATTGTCAGTTGCAATTATTGCACCAACTTTTGCTATGTCAATGAATGTTGGGCTAATGGCACAACAAGTATCCTTTTCGGTTAGTACCGTATTTTTTATCTCTGCCATATTGGTAGGTTTTGTTACTCTTTCATTTATTAAATTCAATCAATATTTTTCTTCCGCAGGGTCTGTTTACACATTTATTAAAAAATCATGGGGCAAAAATGCTGCATCTGTCTCTGGATGGATTCTATCTCTTGCATATCTTTGTTTCGCATGTGGCTGTTCTTGTGCGTTTGGCTCACTATGCAGTAACTTTATTCAACATTTCAGGTGCAAAAGTTCCATGGCTGATTTTTGCAATTCTATGTGA
- a CDS encoding amino acid permease, giving the protein MRLAHYAVTLFNISGAKVPWLIFAILCELIIWFIAFTDIKLSSNIMLLVEGISIILVIGISLVILREISFTKSLNFIPFSVSENGKNFLNYGTGIVYAILCFGGFEAASNFGEESKNPIFWQEKDLDMAADFSSHCMYGIYFLILFQHLSGSNLPDGPSSLCCNCMDSYRCHYYHFQQEPIGRNKHQQQSRKSVEI; this is encoded by the coding sequence GTGCGTTTGGCTCACTATGCAGTAACTTTATTCAACATTTCAGGTGCAAAAGTTCCATGGCTGATTTTTGCAATTCTATGTGAACTGATCATTTGGTTCATTGCATTTACAGATATAAAGCTCAGTTCAAATATTATGCTGCTCGTAGAAGGTATCTCTATTATCTTAGTGATTGGAATTTCACTCGTTATTCTACGTGAGATAAGTTTTACAAAAAGCTTGAATTTTATTCCTTTCAGCGTCAGCGAAAATGGGAAAAATTTTTTAAATTATGGTACTGGCATTGTCTATGCAATTCTCTGTTTTGGCGGTTTTGAAGCTGCCTCAAATTTCGGGGAGGAAAGCAAAAATCCGATATTTTGGCAAGAGAAAGATTTGGACATGGCAGCTGATTTTTCCAGTCATTGCATGTATGGTATTTATTTTCTCATTCTATTCCAGCATCTATCCGGTTCCAACTTGCCCGATGGACCTTCCTCCTTATGTTGTAATTGTATGGATTCTTATAGGTGTCATTATTACCACTTTCAGCAGGAGCCAATTGGAAGAAACAAGCATCAACAGCAATCAAGAAAATCAGTAGAAATCTAA
- a CDS encoding cyclase family protein gives MSTELWDLLVKLKNHKWVDLTQGFGPDTPHFPGFNPAKFETIFTHKDGFFVKQFTFPGQYGTHMDAPVHFAPGLRYVDEISLKEMVLPLVVIDCSKETASNADYVLTKERILEWEKQYGIIPEGCFVAMRTDWSKRWPNQDQYTNTDEKGNAHYPGWDLEALKFLYEERKIAASGHEPFDTDAPINQRKTGFVCEDYILRTNHFQLEVMTNLDQCPPIGAIIFCIVPKAEKAPGFPVRAFAILP, from the coding sequence ATGAGTACTGAACTATGGGATTTACTAGTAAAACTGAAAAATCACAAATGGGTCGATTTAACCCAAGGATTTGGTCCCGATACTCCACATTTTCCGGGATTCAATCCTGCTAAGTTTGAGACAATTTTCACTCATAAAGATGGGTTTTTCGTCAAACAATTCACTTTTCCTGGCCAATATGGCACTCACATGGATGCCCCGGTGCACTTTGCCCCCGGATTGCGCTATGTTGATGAAATAAGTCTCAAGGAAATGGTACTTCCGCTTGTTGTAATAGATTGTTCGAAAGAAACGGCGAGCAATGCGGATTATGTTCTGACCAAAGAGCGTATTCTTGAGTGGGAAAAACAATATGGAATAATTCCTGAAGGTTGCTTTGTTGCAATGAGAACGGATTGGAGCAAAAGGTGGCCTAATCAAGATCAATATACCAATACAGATGAAAAAGGCAATGCTCATTATCCTGGATGGGATCTGGAAGCGTTGAAATTCCTGTACGAAGAACGTAAAATTGCAGCAAGCGGGCATGAGCCTTTTGATACAGATGCACCGATCAATCAGCGTAAAACAGGCTTTGTTTGTGAAGATTACATTTTGAGAACAAATCATTTCCAGCTTGAGGTAATGACCAATCTTGATCAGTGTCCTCCAATTGGAGCGATTATCTTCTGCATTGTACCAAAGGCGGAAAAAGCGCCAGGTTTTCCAGTTCGTGCTTTTGCAATCTTGCCATAA
- a CDS encoding transposase, protein MNLFLWILPLLRLILSLTILSIFLKINSDNQPKSDKDCKLGVHTASNDSSNKNYEFYWGYKNHIIIDCLSGLPIAEVTTPANIPDFDAAIPLLSETNNWFNLEGVNFIADKGYDVKKVYNFARNTLRGHCFIPLNKRGSKKHNLTNDGHVVCDAGIPMIKDGKEYFDGFIKQKHRCKYYKSKDDSLCPCHHPKYFNGKKYRGCIKYTSISTDYRSSIDSIFFSLYHLYNLPILVFILD, encoded by the coding sequence GTGAATCTATTTCTTTGGATTCTACCCCTATTAAGGCTAATACTAAGTTTAACAATCCTAAGTATTTTTCTAAAAATAAATTCAGATAATCAGCCTAAGTCTGACAAGGATTGTAAACTTGGTGTTCATACTGCTTCTAATGATTCTTCTAATAAAAATTATGAGTTTTATTGGGGATATAAAAACCACATTATTATTGATTGTTTGTCTGGTCTTCCTATTGCTGAAGTAACCACTCCTGCTAATATCCCCGATTTTGATGCTGCAATTCCTCTTTTATCTGAAACTAACAATTGGTTTAATCTTGAAGGTGTCAATTTCATTGCTGACAAAGGCTATGATGTTAAGAAAGTCTATAATTTTGCAAGAAACACCCTCCGTGGCCATTGTTTTATCCCTCTTAATAAGAGAGGTTCTAAAAAGCATAATTTGACTAATGATGGTCATGTTGTTTGTGATGCAGGTATTCCAATGATTAAAGATGGCAAAGAGTATTTTGATGGTTTTATTAAGCAAAAACATCGTTGTAAATACTATAAATCAAAAGATGATTCTCTTTGCCCATGCCATCATCCTAAATACTTCAATGGCAAAAAGTACAGAGGTTGCATTAAATATACTTCTATATCTACTGATTACAGGTCTTCAATCGATAGTATATTTTTTAGCCTTTATCATTTATATAACCTGCCTATTCTGGTTTTTATTTTGGATTGA
- a CDS encoding transposase, with protein MKAEKFGEISDLIDYLRNNFIIAHLCGFDITKKLPSYWTFERFLKNFDHKYLSYVMQN; from the coding sequence ATGAAAGCTGAGAAATTCGGTGAGATTTCTGATCTCATTGATTATCTTCGCAATAATTTTATTATTGCTCACCTCTGCGGATTTGATATTACTAAAAAGCTGCCTTCTTATTGGACTTTTGAGCGTTTCCTTAAGAATTTTGACCATAAATATTTGTCTTATGTTATGCAGAATTAA
- a CDS encoding ketopantoate reductase family protein translates to MNKIEKVSVIGLGAIGSTYLSQMSKFISNENISVIADGARAEKYKANGINVNGINYRFKVIDPSEKCEPAHLLIFSVKFNQLYEAIEQVKNHVGSDTIIISLLNGITSEDIIGRAYGIEKVLYSVSLGIDAVRVGNSTTFKNLGIISFGEKTNIPGHYTPKVLRLKEFFERTRINYTIPEDMMRMLWYKFMINVGVNQVSAVLRAPYGVFQNVKEARDIMIASMKEVVNISKMAKINLNESDIDEAVKMLYKLSPIGKTSMLQDMEAGRQTEVNIFAGTVIELGKRYNIQTPVNKMLYDIIKASEGMFMYNKSLHGRCIDEYKN, encoded by the coding sequence ATGAATAAAATTGAAAAGGTTTCGGTTATTGGCTTGGGAGCAATTGGCAGCACTTATTTGAGCCAAATGTCAAAATTTATTTCCAATGAAAACATCAGTGTAATCGCAGATGGTGCGCGTGCAGAAAAATACAAGGCAAATGGTATTAATGTTAATGGTATTAATTACAGATTTAAAGTGATAGATCCTTCAGAAAAATGTGAACCTGCTCATCTGTTAATTTTTTCAGTTAAATTCAATCAGCTTTATGAGGCTATTGAACAAGTTAAAAATCATGTAGGCTCTGATACTATTATTATTTCATTGTTAAATGGTATAACAAGTGAAGATATTATTGGTAGAGCTTATGGAATTGAAAAGGTGCTTTATTCTGTTTCTCTCGGCATTGATGCTGTACGGGTTGGTAACTCCACTACCTTTAAAAACTTAGGTATTATTTCATTTGGAGAAAAGACAAATATTCCAGGTCATTATACGCCAAAAGTTTTAAGATTAAAGGAATTTTTCGAAAGAACAAGGATAAACTATACTATACCAGAGGATATGATGAGGATGTTATGGTATAAATTCATGATCAATGTTGGCGTAAACCAAGTTTCGGCGGTGCTCAGGGCACCATATGGCGTGTTTCAAAATGTTAAAGAAGCAAGGGATATTATGATTGCATCTATGAAGGAGGTTGTCAACATCTCAAAGATGGCTAAAATCAATCTCAATGAGTCAGATATTGATGAAGCAGTTAAAATGTTATACAAACTTTCCCCTATTGGAAAAACTTCGATGCTTCAGGATATGGAAGCCGGGCGGCAGACTGAAGTGAACATCTTTGCAGGTACTGTCATTGAATTAGGCAAAAGGTATAACATCCAAACACCTGTGAATAAAATGTTATATGATATTATCAAAGCCTCAGAGGGTATGTTTATGTACAATAAATCTTTACATGGGAGGTGCATTGATGAATATAAAAATTGA
- a CDS encoding aminotransferase class IV produces MEEAGSMNIFFVYANKLVTPRLTDSILPGITRDSVLALAPQLGYEVEEKDISIDEVLSDIKSGTLTESCGTGTAAVLAPVGELFYKGEKNIINDNKVGKVTRDLYKRLVGIQYGIEKDVFGWFDVAGKI; encoded by the coding sequence ATTGAGGAAGCAGGCTCCATGAATATCTTCTTTGTTTATGCCAATAAACTTGTAACGCCACGGCTGACTGATTCCATTCTTCCGGGTATAACCCGTGATTCCGTGCTAGCTCTGGCTCCTCAACTTGGTTACGAGGTCGAAGAAAAAGATATTTCGATCGATGAAGTGTTAAGTGATATTAAGAGCGGAACTCTTACAGAGTCATGTGGAACCGGCACAGCTGCCGTGTTAGCTCCAGTTGGGGAGCTTTTCTACAAAGGCGAAAAAAATATAATCAATGACAACAAAGTTGGCAAGGTCACGAGAGATCTTTATAAAAGACTGGTTGGTATTCAATATGGTATAGAGAAAGATGTCTTCGGCTGGTTTGATGTTGCCGGTAAAATCTAA
- the rmuC gene encoding DNA recombination protein RmuC — protein sequence MYKELGEVQSLSTGVNDLKKSLTNIKTRGTWGEIALGNIIEDMLSPEQYAENIITKKGSKDRVEFAIKLPGREDNNKIVYLPIDAKFPQEDYQRLLDAEEEGNKEKIDESIKQLEKRIKSEAADLYNKYLGPPNTTDFGIIFLPTESLFAEVLRILGLLETLQLLDRLHYQLY from the coding sequence CTGTATAAAGAATTAGGAGAGGTACAAAGTCTTTCTACAGGCGTAAATGATTTAAAAAAGTCTCTTACAAATATCAAGACAAGGGGAACATGGGGAGAAATTGCACTTGGCAATATAATAGAAGACATGTTAAGTCCAGAGCAATATGCTGAAAATATAATTACTAAGAAGGGAAGTAAAGATAGAGTTGAATTCGCTATCAAATTACCTGGGCGTGAAGACAATAATAAAATAGTTTATCTTCCTATTGATGCAAAGTTTCCTCAAGAAGATTATCAAAGATTATTGGATGCAGAGGAAGAAGGCAATAAAGAAAAGATCGATGAAAGCATAAAACAACTAGAAAAAAGAATTAAATCTGAGGCTGCCGATTTATATAATAAATACCTTGGTCCGCCGAATACAACTGATTTTGGTATAATTTTTCTTCCAACAGAAAGTTTGTTTGCTGAAGTTTTGAGAATACTAGGATTGCTTGAAACTTTGCAATTACTGGACCGACTACATTATCAGCTATATTAA
- the rmuC gene encoding DNA recombination protein RmuC → MSFKTLAIQKRTSEVWDILRFVKTEFGKFKSILIKTQKKIQEVNDTIDKATKSTEKMECKLKDVEQLPDAEVQYLEEPEDIMESDILYRKV, encoded by the coding sequence ATGAGCTTTAAAACACTGGCAATTCAAAAAAGGACAAGCGAAGTATGGGATATACTGCGTTTTGTTAAAACAGAATTCGGAAAATTTAAGAGTATCTTAATAAAAACGCAAAAGAAAATACAAGAAGTTAATGATACGATTGATAAAGCAACAAAATCTACAGAAAAAATGGAATGTAAACTTAAAGATGTAGAACAATTGCCAGATGCAGAAGTTCAATATTTAGAGGAACCAGAAGATATTATGGAATCAGATATCTTGTATCGGAAAGTATAG
- a CDS encoding HRDC domain-containing protein — MSIIDNAIYTMLNGKRTITKPIFIKDFDADNKQLNDLIEISKNVSPEKRRLIEKDIKLLKQGLEGEKNVYYELKNSFLPMLCLYDIRLEYDDYIAQYDFIIITRKFMYVLETKKLSGDIEITKDGDFIRIIKSDNGKIIKREGMYSPISQNERHVKILKEVLAKEKLIKNFPIKSAIVIANPKTIIDKSKCPKSIKNNIYKYDQIVNLIKKELEDKSNERDLLEKFLYNIADYLISNNKPITYNYAAKYSLDNEDVKIKEEPKKEQKNNNLGSDKSNDKAQIYEMLKKYRLETAKKENIKAYWVFTNEELNSLIEKMPKTKEELLQIKGFGQKKVEKYGDEILSILNKRG, encoded by the coding sequence ATGTCAATTATTGATAATGCTATATATACAATGCTAAATGGCAAAAGAACAATAACTAAGCCCATATTCATTAAAGATTTTGACGCAGATAATAAGCAATTAAATGACCTGATAGAAATATCAAAAAATGTTTCACCAGAAAAGAGAAGGTTGATAGAAAAAGACATAAAATTATTAAAACAAGGATTGGAAGGCGAAAAAAATGTTTATTATGAGCTGAAAAATTCATTTTTACCAATGCTTTGTCTTTATGATATAAGACTTGAGTATGATGATTATATTGCTCAATACGATTTTATTATAATAACGAGAAAATTTATGTATGTTTTAGAAACTAAAAAATTAAGCGGAGATATAGAAATAACTAAAGATGGAGATTTTATTCGCATTATAAAATCTGATAACGGCAAAATAATTAAAAGAGAAGGCATGTATAGTCCAATATCACAGAATGAAAGACATGTAAAAATATTAAAAGAAGTATTAGCGAAAGAAAAACTGATTAAAAATTTTCCAATAAAATCAGCAATCGTCATAGCTAATCCTAAAACTATCATTGATAAATCAAAATGTCCTAAAAGTATTAAAAACAATATATATAAGTACGACCAAATTGTCAATCTAATTAAAAAAGAGTTGGAAGACAAATCAAATGAAAGAGATTTACTTGAAAAATTTTTATATAACATAGCAGATTATTTAATAAGTAATAATAAACCAATAACGTATAATTACGCTGCAAAATATTCTCTTGACAATGAAGATGTTAAAATTAAAGAAGAACCTAAAAAAGAACAGAAAAATAACAATTTAGGTTCTGATAAAAGTAATGATAAAGCCCAAATATATGAAATGTTAAAAAAATATAGGCTAGAAACGGCTAAAAAAGAAAATATAAAGGCATATTGGGTGTTTACAAATGAAGAATTAAATTCTTTGATAGAAAAAATGCCAAAAACTAAAGAAGAATTATTGCAGATAAAAGGGTTTGGCCAAAAGAAAGTAGAAAAATATGGGGATGAAATTTTATCAATTTTAAATAAAAGGGGATAA
- a CDS encoding RNA polymerase sigma factor has protein sequence MYDEKQKHDDEFIKIYMKYKTPVYFYLLSILKDAGLSEDIMQETFIRVRTNVYKYGSINNLRTWIMKIARNLALNCLRDRKFELLNYEEINANVEEAVNVDEFVTDSIMINDVLNYLSNDEREIFSLHVFGCYTHREISEILNIPQGTVRWKYSIIKKKLRKLLKKY, from the coding sequence TTGTATGACGAAAAACAAAAACATGATGATGAATTTATAAAAATATATATGAAGTACAAAACACCTGTGTATTTTTATCTTTTATCTATCCTGAAAGATGCTGGACTTTCAGAAGACATCATGCAAGAAACATTCATAAGAGTGAGAACAAACGTCTATAAATATGGCTCTATTAATAATTTACGAACATGGATAATGAAAATTGCTCGGAATCTTGCTTTAAATTGTTTGCGGGATAGAAAGTTTGAATTATTAAATTATGAAGAAATAAACGCTAATGTTGAAGAAGCTGTAAATGTTGATGAGTTTGTGACGGATTCTATAATGATAAATGATGTGCTGAATTATCTCAGTAATGATGAGAGAGAAATATTTTCGCTACATGTCTTTGGATGTTATACACATAGAGAAATCAGTGAGATTTTGAATATTCCACAAGGTACTGTACGGTGGAAATATTCCATAATCAAGAAAAAACTTCGTAAATTATTAAAAAAATATTAG